Below is a window of Rhodamnia argentea isolate NSW1041297 chromosome 11, ASM2092103v1, whole genome shotgun sequence DNA.
ttataTGTCGATTCAAACAAACCTACTCGTGGAGTTTGGAAAATGATCATTAAATCACTGATAGTCACTTCATGATTTTGCTTTATCTCGATATCTAACTTGTTAGATGTCTATGAATACCCTTTTGTAGATTTATAGAGTATTTATAACATAACTTGTTAAGGATTTTCTCCACAAGAACAAAAGATTGTAATACCTTACATACCGGCGCATGCGTATTTCACTAAACAAAAGTGAAATCTCATTTAAAGCATGATGActcgaattgaattgacaaaggTCATTAAAGGATTTTAGactggaaaataaatgattgaaaatagagaaactTAAAGTGGCAGGTATGAGAAACGAAAGGTTGCAAGAATGTAAATGGTACGAAAAATGCAAATTTACGAGGCCCATCAGCATTTTACATCCTATTAACAGTATTTCCGGATTGTGAATCTATAAATAACTTCCTCATCATGTCCGCAATTCTTAATAAGAAGTTACAAGCTCTTAACACGATCTCTTATTATTTAGTAATGGTTATCTAAAAGAAGTTACAGATCCCAAGAATATGAACATGACCACAAAGTATTTATGTGCTCGTATAGACCTACTAGCTCCGTCTTCGATTGTTGGCTGGTCTCCGTTTCGTTCACAATCGTATTGCGCAGACACTAAACAAAAATCCGAGATTGCTTCCATCAATTTCTCTTAAGTTTTAATTACAGCTCTCATCGTCAACTTTTCGCACTAAGGGTTGTGGATTTCCTCTACTATCgacaattttgtaatttgtcgATTGTTAATTGTTCTTGGTTATTGACCACTTCTGTTTTGATCAAACTTGCTCTTGTCAATTCAGCTTAACCACTcgtcaacaataaaaatatgattttttttttaaatgtcgcAACGGTGAGTTTTTGCGGgaagaaattttaatttttacttctgGGCAAGTGGGATTGTTTTGGATTTGAGTGGAAATCCGTCACGGATCTTCGCAGGAATCCACATCGACTCTTAATAATGACTTTGGACAACTGGCAGCAACATGTCTCCCTCTCGAGAGGGCAAACTTCAGGTCATGAACAGAGGAAACCGCGTAGACTGTTTTGTGCGCAAGTGCGACCAGCTAATGAATTGTcccaaattttgtttttgtgctCAATTCTTTTGGAGTTCGAGTAGCTCACGAGCCTAAACTTGCGATTATGTTTATAGAAAAAATCCGTTAAGATGGGTTTGAAGTCAAATTTTTTCTTACTAATGTGCAATTAGAtctatataatataaaaaaaaagccaataaTGTTTTTGACTCTTTCGAAACTCGAGCTTGAGCTTTGTTCCCTTAATTTTTCATGGTTCAAGTTGAGTCTAGCAGAGTCCAAATCGGAGTTTCCAAGTAGAATATTGAGCAACGAACAATTTgcactaatatatatatatatatatatatatatatatatatatatatatatatatatataaccaggaaaaaaaaagaggagaaattcTTGCATGCAAATTGCTTGGGGCAGACCTCCATGGGAAGCTGCATGGCGAGCTTCCTTGACTCGCGAAAACAtggtcaagaaaaatataaagaatgaGAGTCCAGAAGACCAGATACCAAGTGAACCCATGCAAGCATGCATTGcacttgcatttgcatttgAATTTACATTTGCATGTTCTCTGCAGTCTACTCACAACCTGCTGCTTCCAGTCTGTTTAAAGCTGTaccattaattaaatatttgatCATATTTTTGTTAATTGCGTTTCATCTTCCTTGGTTTCACTCTCCattttgaaaagcattttccacAGGTCTTTGTGGGTCAGCTCCTTTATACAGTCCACTCTCTatctaaagcaaaaaaaatttaaaaaaaatttaaaaaaattcatgtaagAACTACTATAAGAACCCTCATGGGACTCTTCACAAAAGCATCATCACCTCCTAAGAAAGGCAATTGCTCTTCATTAGCCTTCTTTCTcgctctctccttcctttttccttgtttAGCTCTCGCAGTTGTTGTCGTGACTAAGAACAATGAAGCTTGCTTTTGCCGCCCTCCTCCTCGTTTCTCTTGTTCTCGCCTCCTCTTTGCACGCCATGGCCGGCGGTCTGAGCCCGCAGCCCGCTCCGGGTAAGACATAAGCACGTGTATTTATGTGTCCATAACACCGTTATTCATGAAATCGacatgtttgtttgtttgtttgtttgatttttttttttttttttttaaactttcaaCTTTGAGCGCCACTCTCATTGTCTGGCTCTAGGATAAGCAGAATTCATGTaaaaggaagacaaaagatATGAACTACCGAGTGCCAGTAAAGTTACAACGGGGAGCATGTGCAGAGTGATACATACAATGATTGATTTGATGCACACGGTGGAGCGGATtccaaatcatgcattttcttttgtttcgtcTGGCAGGTTTGTGCGACACCAAGTGTGGCGAGAGGTGCCAGAAAGCGGGGGAAAAGGACCGATGCCTCCAGTACTGTGGAATCTGCTGCCAGAAGTGCCAATGCGTGCCGTCGGGGACGTACGGGAACAAATCGGAGTGCCCTTGCTACAGGGACATGAAGAACTCCAAGGGCACTGCCAAATGCCCTTGATTCAATTCCATTTCTTTGTATCTGATGAAAGTTCTTTCATATTATTCATTTCATTCGGTGATATTGCATTGTAAAAGCTTTCTCGGATCATTTTCTCCTTCAATAATAAGAAATATTCGGTTGTTTTTCATTTCCTAAGTTGGATATTTACGTCCCTTGTCAATGACCACGTTATGAAAAATACATAGAGAGAGTCGAGTTACATATGATTATTGATTAGGGATCACCAGAAAAAGTTGAAACAGGGTTGGACGCATACCTTTGCATGAAACTTGAGGAACCTTAAGATTTGAAGCATGCCCTAGTGGAGCGGTGTCGTATTAGGATTGGTGTGAAGAGTAGCACGAAGTGTAGAAAGGTCGATAGCTGTGAGATATCCAACAAGAagagacgattttttttttgctttttctattgGTCGTTGAGTTTAAGTCAAAGGAAGATAGGAAAGTTcaattaaaaagagagagagagacagagagggaagGGCACTGAAAGTTCTGCACAGCAGATGTGAGATTTTCCTGTACGAGTCTGATTTGATCGCTTTAATTTAAGCTAAAGAACCGACCATGTTAAgagataaaaaagtttaagcaaaaatggagaatttCATGGTGCcccctaaacattttgattttatcgGTTTACTCctaaatttttatgcaaaattcaAGTTTAATCATTCTGATCAATTTTTactagaaattgctgacgtgaagGTCCGGTTAATGTCGGGAGTTATACTTGACACACCACCATATCGGTGATTTCGATAAAAATTAGGCGAGAATGATTATATTGGAACTTTGCacaaaggtttaaaactaaattgataaaattaaaataattagaactgaattaacatccatacaataggcttaggactaaTTGGACAACTTTCCCTTAAATGCTTCTATTTATTAATGAAATCAAGTCAATTAACACAAGAACCTAGAGATTAACGGTATTTGGAAAGTtcacttggaacctagaacctaattggttctcaatttttcaaacttggaacctaccatgtATATCTTGAAAGGTCAACTCAAGGGTCTACTAAAAAAATGGCCAATTGCCACTTGGTTTATATGTAGATTgattccttttctcttttttttctgtttcttttttagaaGGTCCACATTCTTACGGTTTGGACAATCAATGAACTTATACTTGGTTCTACGAGcttgattttatgattttccatACTTAGCAAATTTCACCCATGAAAAATGTGGACAATCACAGAACCTAAATACATCTTTTGTGATTATCTCAGCTTGGTACTTAAGTCCACTcggtaaatattttaaatttcaattttgttttcatCAAATTACTCCGACACGTTTATCCGACAATCTcctctattctttttcttttttatatgaaGACAACTCCCGTCCTCTCCATACAACATGATTTCACCTTTACACAATCAATGTAATGCAGAACTAGAATTTGCACGACCTATGCACGCTTCTGCTATTACAGTTTTCGAAAAATATCTCTAAAAGTGGCACGTataaatatgtaaaaaaaaaaaatgttagagcATTTAGAATCAACCATCTTGTTTCCAGTCCGGTTCAATTCAGTTCCAGCACGGGAGCCGGGAATAGAACCACATAGTtaaggttccaaaaatttggaacagGAAATTGGACCCATTCCCATTAGAACCTAAAACAGGGCCAgttcgattctcgattctatCCAAAATCCATGGCCAACCCCACAAGAACCTATGGCCATTTTTGCCTACTACAGTCCATGCACTGTCGGTTTAAAAGAAAATGGGTTGAATTAGCTACATGCCGAGCAGCTATCGGATATTGTCCGTTAGGTGGTAACCATTGATAGGTCGTGTGTATTGAGCAGAGGTGACTCCAGTCGAGCAACATCGTGTAATATTTTCCCCATTCAAATAGAAAGATCCTTATTTCAATTTGAAGCTCTCCCTATTTTTTGTTAGTATGAGCAGTTCGAAAGGCCTCCACCTAGCTCACTGCCTCCGTCCCTTGTGATGATCGTTGGGAATATAACTATTagcaaaaaagtcctaaatttattgtacttgtaacaattcagtcataaacttcaTATGttgactaatttagtcttaaatttttttgataatttatcaattcagtttatccaataaattttggtaaaaaatcactaacgtagATGCCGAGTGTTTTATGTAATACCACTGCTATcgaagtaaataatttttacaaatttttttaaaaataatggtTTGACactataaattatttatttattcctttctttctttttctttgtcgaGGCCGGCAATGGCCCGAGGGCCCTCGCCAACCACAAGGCAAGGGCCTACAAGCCCTTGCCAACTACAGACGAGGTGACCTTCTCCCAGGCAAGGCTAGCCCTCACCTTTGGCCATCGAGAGAGGCCTCGCCCGGTAGGGCGGGGGTCGCCACTCCCAAGCGAGGCCGTCTCTCACCAGATCGGACGAGAGTGACCCTCACCTAGCTATCACTAGGCATCGTCGGTGGCTAACCATTGCCTGAGACTGGTTATTGgtaaaaaggaatgaaaaaatgaaagaaaaaaaatgaaaaaaattaatagaaaataagattagaaaaaatgttaaaacatTAATGCTGGTTCGCCACATAGGATTGCCGATCATTGTTAGCCTTTtgtggtcaaaattggccaaaagactatattgacaaattgttaaaatatttaagattgattgGTACAAGTACaacatatttatgatttttttttataattttctcgacCATAGTGGGTGATCACTATCTAGTGGTCAATCATTGTCGCTTATCACTACCTCTCCATCTATCTCTTTCCTTCAGTTGCAGTACATAGAGCTTGACTATGCTCGAAAGTAAGCATGGCCACGGGAcgtgaaccggcggttccgggcttGTTTAAGGCTCGGTTCTGAtttcgaatttaaaatttaattttaaataataaattgtgaaattaaaaaataaaaaattatcaaatataaattatagtcaaattgtaca
It encodes the following:
- the LOC115742131 gene encoding peamaclein-like isoform X1, whose product is MKLAFAALLLVSLVLASSLHAMAGGLSPQPAPGLCDTKCGERCQKAGEKDRCLQYCGICCQKCQCVPSGTYGNKSECPCYRDMKNSKGTAKCP